From Thermincola ferriacetica:
ATCTGTGTGATAGTATTGAACGGGAAATACTGAAATTGAGTTCCATGCCTGACCGACATGCTCTTTATAAGAAGGAACCTTGGTTTTCAAGAGGATTAAGATTCTTTCCTGTCAGCAATTATCTTGTATTTTATATCGTTAGAGATTCTGACAGTACGGTACATGTTCTACGCATAATGTACAACGGACGAAATGTTCAAAAACAATTATAAATGAGTTTATTTTACAAAGATGGGCAGTGTATTCGCTGCTCATTTTTATTTTCGCTAGTATGCATAGGTCAGTATTGGGTTTTTGGCCCAAAAGACGGGGTTATTTCGCCGTCACGGTAGGACTGCCAGTTACCCGACAACCCCCGCACAGATCCCGGCGTGCGGAACTACCGCACCGGGCTCTTCA
This genomic window contains:
- a CDS encoding type II toxin-antitoxin system RelE/ParE family toxin is translated as MKEYKVIITPEAERDLQDIFRYIALELLEPRIAMNLCDSIEREILKLSSMPDRHALYKKEPWFSRGLRFFPVSNYLVFYIVRDSDSTVHVLRIMYNGRNVQKQL